A stretch of Verrucomicrobiota bacterium DNA encodes these proteins:
- a CDS encoding penicillin-binding protein 2: MSAAGLQQRALVACVVLVTLLSALSFRIILLQLSQNEARQPVERREYFKEYELPAARGHIFDRSGERLTRNREWTKVVADKTHLRDENIAAGALAKALSLSEKEIHRRFPEAEELSGRYLHHLSQGIAPFLGQSAGQVHALFTESPKNDILVARRLEVEVARNLEDYLRENSLRGLRLEKTKRRFYPSPQRLTHVLGYTNAEEVGQAGVEKAMDDWLAGEDGWRRVECDRYGREVAPVEGGFQAPQHGHDVHLSISMGLQNIVERELERAMVEFAAVRASAVLLEPSTGDILALANRPHFDLNERRGNFYNLAVSGHFEPGSTIKILTIAAALDAGVCTLRDVVDCGTGPYRDNRGVLVHDHRYFGKMTVAEVLANSSNIGTYKVGRQLGLRRFRESLLRFGLDQRTGVRLSVEAKGLVRATPNAVEFASMTYGYALHLTPLQLATAVAAIANEGELPRPRLVTEITDLEGRKVQAFPPSVRGRACSPRAAADIRKVLQLAASEEGTGQQAQVAGHAVAGKTGTAWKYDEKIKDYDRTRAVCSFAGFLPAEDPRVVCVVVIDDPQTTEVARSGGSIAAPVFSRIGAQAMQYLNVTPSLPLAEEPGAAVEVTAR, from the coding sequence ATGAGCGCTGCCGGTCTACAACAGAGGGCCTTGGTGGCCTGTGTGGTGTTGGTCACGCTTTTGAGCGCCCTTTCTTTCCGAATTATCCTGCTGCAACTTTCGCAGAACGAAGCCAGGCAGCCGGTCGAGCGGAGGGAGTATTTCAAAGAGTACGAGCTGCCAGCGGCTCGGGGGCATATTTTTGATCGATCGGGGGAGCGGCTGACTCGCAATCGGGAATGGACCAAGGTGGTGGCGGACAAGACCCATCTTCGGGATGAAAACATCGCGGCCGGGGCCTTGGCGAAGGCGCTTTCCCTGAGCGAGAAAGAAATTCACCGGCGCTTTCCGGAGGCTGAAGAATTGAGTGGGCGCTACCTCCACCATCTCTCCCAAGGGATCGCTCCGTTCCTCGGGCAGAGCGCAGGCCAGGTCCATGCGCTTTTCACTGAGTCGCCCAAAAACGACATTCTCGTGGCCCGGCGCCTGGAGGTGGAGGTGGCGAGAAACTTGGAGGATTATCTGCGGGAAAATTCCCTGCGGGGCCTGCGGCTGGAAAAAACCAAAAGGCGCTTCTACCCGAGTCCTCAGCGCTTGACCCATGTCTTGGGCTATACCAATGCCGAGGAAGTGGGCCAGGCCGGGGTCGAGAAGGCCATGGATGATTGGCTGGCGGGCGAGGATGGTTGGCGTCGCGTGGAATGCGATCGATATGGAAGGGAGGTGGCTCCCGTGGAAGGCGGTTTCCAAGCCCCCCAGCATGGCCATGATGTCCATCTCTCGATCAGCATGGGCTTGCAGAACATCGTCGAGCGGGAGTTGGAGAGGGCGATGGTGGAATTTGCCGCGGTCAGGGCTTCGGCCGTTCTTTTGGAGCCTTCCACCGGTGACATCCTGGCCCTGGCCAATCGGCCTCACTTCGATCTCAACGAGCGCCGTGGGAACTTCTACAACCTAGCGGTTTCTGGTCACTTCGAGCCGGGCTCCACCATCAAGATCCTGACGATAGCCGCTGCCTTGGACGCGGGGGTCTGCACCTTGCGGGATGTGGTCGACTGCGGCACCGGCCCCTATCGAGACAACCGAGGGGTGCTCGTCCACGACCACCGTTACTTTGGAAAAATGACCGTGGCGGAGGTGCTGGCCAATTCGAGCAACATCGGCACTTACAAAGTGGGGCGTCAGCTTGGCCTCCGTCGTTTTCGGGAAAGCCTCCTCCGCTTTGGGCTGGACCAGCGGACCGGAGTCCGGCTGTCCGTCGAAGCGAAGGGCCTGGTGCGGGCCACTCCGAACGCGGTGGAGTTTGCAAGCATGACCTACGGGTATGCCTTGCACCTCACCCCCCTCCAGCTGGCCACAGCGGTGGCAGCCATTGCCAATGAGGGGGAGCTGCCCCGTCCCCGCTTGGTGACCGAGATCACCGACCTCGAAGGGAGAAAGGTGCAAGCCTTTCCACCCAGTGTCCGCGGTCGCGCCTGCAGCCCGCGGGCCGCGGCCGATATCCGAAAGGTCCTGCAACTGGCCGCTTCCGAAGAGGGAACCGGCCAGCAAGCGCAGGTGGCTGGCCATGCGGTCGCAGGCAAGACCGGGACGGCTTGGAAATATGACGAGAAAATCAAGGACTATGACCGCACCCGCGCCGTCTGCTCTTTCGCTGGCTTTCTCCCGGCGGAGGACCCCCGGGTGGTCTGCGTGGTAGTGATCGATGATCCCCAGACGACCGAGGTGGCACGCTCCGGCGGCTCGATCGCCGCTCCCGTATTTTCCCGGATCGGGGCCCAAGCGATGCAGTATCTCAATGTGACCCCGAGTCTCCCCCTGGCAGAAGAACCCGGTGCCGCCGTCGAGGTGACTGCCCGCTAA
- a CDS encoding UDP-N-acetylmuramoyl-L-alanyl-D-glutamate--2,6-diaminopimelate ligase, with the protein MTLAQLRDLLQPTEFHGGGEGKIAGLAVDSRAVQPGEVFFAVPGTVSDGTQFASQAIEQGASAVVASRAPEEVWPTPWLVVGNVREAMAQVAGAFHGHPDREVELLGVTGTNGKTTSAWVLQHLVQDSGRRCGLLSTIRYQDGVEETEATHTTPESIHLLPWLARMRENGCQAAAMEVSSHAIDQARVGGLRFQVGLFTNLSQDHLDYHKTMEAYYQVKKRFIEETREAGGWVVINSDDAYGQRMLRELGRERVCTIGFGAGADFRMSQLRSDFEGCSFALAAKGRSFMVRAPYLGRFNAYNLVGALAAVSALGLNLRGAVRALQSAPQVPGRMEDLTPGQKRKVLVDYAHTPDALSHVLATLRDLKPKRLFTVFGCGGDRDRGKRPLMARAAAALSDGVIVTNDNPRTEDPAQIFGDIRGGLLASVPHEVIADRREAIRTAVNLAESGDIVLIAGKGHETYQEIEGVRHEFSDQLHARIALRDAGQDRAAEERQREGGIS; encoded by the coding sequence ATGACGCTGGCCCAACTTCGCGATCTCCTCCAGCCAACCGAATTTCACGGAGGCGGAGAAGGGAAAATCGCGGGCTTGGCGGTCGACTCCCGAGCCGTCCAGCCAGGGGAGGTCTTTTTCGCGGTTCCGGGGACCGTCTCGGATGGGACCCAATTCGCGAGCCAAGCCATTGAGCAAGGGGCGAGCGCCGTGGTGGCCTCCCGAGCGCCGGAGGAGGTCTGGCCGACTCCCTGGTTGGTGGTAGGCAATGTCCGAGAGGCCATGGCGCAAGTGGCAGGGGCCTTTCATGGACACCCCGATCGGGAGGTGGAGCTTCTCGGAGTGACGGGGACCAATGGGAAGACCACCAGCGCCTGGGTCTTGCAACACCTCGTGCAGGATTCGGGTCGGCGCTGTGGGCTGCTCAGCACGATCCGCTATCAGGATGGGGTGGAGGAGACGGAGGCCACCCACACCACGCCCGAATCGATCCATCTGCTGCCCTGGCTAGCTCGCATGCGGGAGAATGGCTGCCAGGCCGCTGCCATGGAGGTGTCTTCCCACGCCATTGATCAGGCGCGGGTGGGCGGCCTGCGTTTCCAGGTCGGCCTCTTCACCAATCTCAGTCAGGACCATCTCGACTACCACAAAACGATGGAGGCCTACTACCAGGTCAAGAAGCGCTTCATCGAAGAAACGCGCGAGGCCGGGGGCTGGGTGGTCATCAATTCCGATGATGCTTACGGCCAGCGAATGCTGCGCGAGCTGGGGCGGGAAAGAGTCTGCACGATCGGCTTTGGAGCGGGGGCGGACTTCCGCATGAGCCAGCTCCGGAGTGACTTCGAGGGCTGCTCCTTCGCGCTCGCAGCCAAGGGCCGCTCCTTCATGGTGCGGGCCCCTTACCTTGGCCGATTCAATGCTTACAATCTAGTGGGGGCCTTGGCGGCCGTCTCGGCCCTGGGACTGAATTTGCGCGGGGCGGTCCGGGCCCTGCAAAGCGCTCCTCAGGTTCCGGGCCGCATGGAAGACCTGACGCCCGGGCAAAAACGCAAGGTCCTCGTCGACTACGCGCACACCCCCGATGCGCTCTCTCACGTTCTGGCCACACTGCGCGATCTAAAACCGAAGCGTTTGTTCACGGTCTTTGGTTGCGGAGGGGATCGGGATCGCGGGAAGCGACCCCTCATGGCGAGGGCGGCGGCCGCCCTCAGTGATGGGGTCATTGTGACCAATGACAACCCCCGGACAGAAGACCCTGCGCAAATCTTTGGCGACATTCGAGGGGGTCTCTTGGCGTCGGTGCCCCACGAAGTCATTGCCGACCGGCGGGAGGCGATTCGAACGGCGGTCAACCTCGCCGAAAGTGGTGACATCGTGCTCATCGCGGGCAAGGGCCATGAGACCTACCAAGAAATTGAGGGAGTCCGACATGAGTTCAGCGATCAACTGCACGCCCGCATCGCGCTGCGGGACGCGGGGCAGGATCGGGCCGCGGAAGAGCGGCAGCGGGAAGGGGGCATTTCGTGA
- the murF gene encoding UDP-N-acetylmuramoyl-tripeptide--D-alanyl-D-alanine ligase, with protein sequence MAAWSGGVLEAGSPTTPVAGVQTDTRALVAGEFFVALRGENFDGHAFVETALQGGAAAVMVDQKWPGQAPPGAQVIRVEDTLLGLQRLAAGWREGLSLRVIAITGSNGKTSTKDLVASVLHQAGPVNATRGNLNNHIGVPLTLLKTSPEDCFGVWEMGMNHPGEIAPLAAMAKPDVALVTNVGTAHIEFFADRAGIAREKHSIFESLSENGLALLQAEDDFTPAALERLQVPVRTVGLSEGAEVRATDIESGVDGSRFHVESAEGRFPVELPLTGRHMVGNALFAAAIGLHEGLSLSQIQAGLASVQLTPGRMQAREVGGLSLIDDCYNANRESVLAALETLSEMKVVGRRAIALGELAELGAHRETTYQELLERALAKALDRIYLVGPTWEAAAAQAPAAAVRYCPDLEALVSQVRAEQSPEDLLLVKGSRRAALERLFHSLALD encoded by the coding sequence ATGGCCGCCTGGTCTGGGGGCGTGCTGGAGGCGGGCTCGCCCACGACGCCCGTGGCCGGCGTCCAGACGGACACGCGCGCCTTGGTGGCAGGGGAGTTTTTTGTGGCCTTGCGGGGAGAGAATTTCGATGGCCACGCCTTCGTGGAAACGGCCCTCCAAGGAGGGGCCGCGGCCGTCATGGTGGACCAGAAGTGGCCAGGGCAGGCGCCGCCCGGGGCGCAAGTCATTCGGGTCGAGGACACCCTGCTCGGTTTGCAACGCTTGGCGGCTGGCTGGCGGGAGGGCTTGTCGCTGCGAGTGATCGCCATCACGGGAAGCAATGGCAAGACCTCGACTAAGGATTTGGTGGCTTCCGTTCTCCACCAAGCGGGTCCCGTGAATGCCACTCGGGGAAACCTGAACAACCACATCGGGGTGCCCTTGACGCTGCTCAAGACCAGCCCAGAGGACTGCTTCGGCGTGTGGGAGATGGGCATGAACCACCCGGGTGAGATCGCTCCTCTGGCCGCCATGGCCAAGCCGGACGTGGCGCTGGTGACGAATGTCGGCACGGCCCACATCGAGTTCTTCGCGGACCGTGCCGGGATCGCCCGAGAGAAGCACTCGATCTTTGAAAGCCTTTCTGAAAACGGCCTCGCCCTCTTGCAGGCTGAAGACGATTTCACGCCGGCGGCCTTGGAAAGATTGCAAGTCCCCGTCCGCACGGTCGGGCTGAGCGAAGGGGCCGAGGTGCGGGCGACAGACATTGAGAGCGGGGTCGATGGCTCGCGCTTCCACGTCGAATCGGCGGAAGGGCGTTTTCCGGTGGAGCTGCCTCTCACGGGACGTCACATGGTGGGCAACGCTCTCTTCGCGGCCGCCATTGGCCTGCACGAAGGGCTCTCCCTCTCCCAGATTCAGGCGGGCCTGGCTTCGGTCCAGCTGACCCCGGGCCGCATGCAAGCGCGGGAGGTGGGCGGGCTGTCTTTGATCGACGATTGCTACAACGCCAATCGTGAATCGGTCTTGGCCGCGCTGGAAACGCTCTCCGAAATGAAAGTGGTGGGTCGGCGAGCCATCGCCCTCGGCGAATTGGCGGAGTTGGGAGCGCATCGGGAGACCACCTACCAAGAGCTTCTCGAGCGGGCCTTGGCGAAAGCGCTCGACCGGATCTATCTGGTGGGCCCGACCTGGGAGGCGGCCGCCGCCCAAGCGCCAGCGGCCGCGGTGCGCTACTGCCCTGATTTGGAAGCCTTGGTCAGCCAAGTTCGCGCTGAGCAGAGTCCCGAGGATTTGCTCCTAGTGAAAGGCAGCCGTAGGGCCGCTCTAGAACGACTCTTTCATTCCCTCGCCCTCGATTGA
- the mraY gene encoding phospho-N-acetylmuramoyl-pentapeptide-transferase — MLYYLSQFSDQVEVANLFRYITVRAAGAAVFAFLFVLLTGRRFIRLLLSLKVGQPIRTADEVHKLAELHGGKAGTPTMGGLMTLLAVVLATILFARLSNPFVSVTLVVTLLAGLVGFADDYTKVKQRNSGGISARAKLGGQVLIGLGAALFLLLHPLTGDYMSEFWVPFLKEPLFASAFWLVLLMIPFVITGTSNAVNLTDGLDGLAAGSAVSVALCFTVLSYLGGATFLIGETPIPIYEYLFIPHHPELAELAIFAAALMGALLGFLWFNCHPAKVFMGDTGSLSLGAAIAMLAICTHHELLLVLVGGVFVIEALSVIIQVTSFKTRGKRVFRMSPIHHHFELKGWHENQVIIRFWILSFLLALAGMATLKLR; from the coding sequence ATGCTCTATTACCTCAGCCAGTTCAGCGACCAAGTCGAAGTCGCCAATCTCTTCCGCTACATTACGGTGCGGGCAGCCGGAGCGGCCGTCTTTGCCTTCTTGTTTGTCTTGCTGACGGGGCGTCGCTTCATCCGCCTGCTCCTTTCCCTTAAGGTGGGGCAGCCCATCCGGACGGCTGACGAGGTGCACAAACTGGCCGAGCTTCATGGCGGCAAGGCGGGAACCCCGACCATGGGCGGGCTCATGACGCTGCTGGCGGTGGTGCTGGCCACGATCCTCTTTGCCCGTCTTTCCAATCCTTTTGTGAGCGTGACCCTGGTGGTGACGCTGCTGGCCGGGCTGGTGGGCTTCGCAGATGACTACACCAAGGTCAAGCAGCGCAATTCCGGCGGCATCTCGGCGCGGGCCAAGTTGGGCGGGCAGGTGCTGATCGGCTTGGGGGCCGCCCTCTTTCTGCTGCTGCACCCGCTAACCGGCGATTACATGAGCGAATTCTGGGTGCCCTTTCTTAAGGAACCTCTCTTTGCGAGCGCCTTTTGGCTGGTGCTTTTGATGATTCCCTTTGTCATCACCGGCACCTCGAATGCGGTCAACCTGACCGATGGGCTGGACGGGCTGGCGGCGGGCAGTGCGGTCTCGGTCGCTCTCTGTTTCACCGTGCTTTCCTACCTGGGGGGGGCCACGTTCCTGATTGGGGAAACGCCCATCCCCATCTACGAGTATCTTTTCATTCCGCACCATCCCGAGCTGGCGGAGTTGGCCATCTTCGCGGCCGCTCTCATGGGCGCGCTCCTCGGCTTTCTCTGGTTCAATTGCCATCCGGCGAAGGTGTTTATGGGAGATACCGGATCCCTTTCGCTGGGCGCGGCCATCGCCATGCTCGCCATCTGCACTCACCATGAGCTTCTGCTGGTCTTGGTGGGGGGCGTTTTTGTGATCGAGGCGCTTTCGGTCATCATCCAGGTCACGAGCTTCAAAACCCGAGGCAAGCGAGTCTTTCGGATGTCGCCCATTCACCACCACTTCGAGTTGAAGGGCTGGCATGAGAACCAAGTCATCATCCGCTTTTGGATTCTTTCCTTCCTCCTGGCCCTGGCTGGCATGGCCACTCTGAAACTTCGATGA
- the murD gene encoding UDP-N-acetylmuramoyl-L-alanine--D-glutamate ligase gives MKIADLQQIAVLGAGRSGLAAASLACAHGMEVTVHDEKAVDARREVVAQLAAQGTNFALGPEGLERAEAVVVSPGIPPESSLVQAAEAGGRPLLGEVEFAWRLDPDPRVVALTGTNGKTTTTEMVQAIALRAGLEHGVGGNYGTPYSELVEHHPKGWKILEISSFQLERIERFHPQIAVWLNFAADHLDRYPDLHAYFQAKARLLENLGPDDLLILSGEIGVVAEAVPTVGYDTAAGHFQEKGGRIQEGEQVLGSLEELAFRGQHNVLNARAALEVARGLGVPRQEAWEALRTYRPPAHRYEWVRHFEGADYINDSKGTNPHALEKALLAEKRPTVLIAGGKDKGFVFPDLPAGGQVRAALLVGQVAEAVAGVWARQADCEVVKTIERAVARARELAQPGDRILLSPGTSSFDQFTGFEARGDHFRQLVASLI, from the coding sequence ATGAAGATCGCCGACCTCCAACAAATCGCGGTTTTGGGTGCGGGTCGCAGCGGGCTGGCGGCCGCCTCCCTCGCCTGTGCCCACGGGATGGAGGTCACGGTCCATGATGAGAAAGCGGTCGACGCCAGGCGAGAGGTCGTGGCCCAGCTGGCAGCCCAAGGAACGAACTTTGCCCTCGGCCCCGAAGGTCTGGAGAGGGCCGAGGCGGTCGTGGTCAGCCCCGGGATTCCGCCTGAGTCTTCTTTGGTGCAGGCGGCGGAGGCGGGCGGTCGACCGCTCTTGGGCGAAGTGGAGTTTGCTTGGCGCTTGGATCCGGACCCGCGGGTGGTGGCCCTGACCGGCACCAACGGCAAAACCACCACCACCGAGATGGTGCAGGCGATCGCCCTGCGGGCGGGCTTGGAGCATGGGGTGGGTGGAAACTACGGGACGCCCTACAGCGAACTGGTGGAGCATCATCCCAAGGGGTGGAAAATTCTCGAGATCAGTTCGTTTCAGCTGGAGCGGATCGAGCGCTTTCATCCTCAGATCGCGGTCTGGCTGAATTTCGCGGCCGATCACCTCGACCGCTACCCCGACCTCCATGCCTACTTCCAAGCGAAGGCCCGCTTGCTGGAAAACCTCGGCCCCGACGATCTTCTCATCCTGTCCGGGGAGATCGGCGTGGTGGCGGAGGCGGTCCCTACGGTCGGCTACGACACGGCTGCCGGGCATTTTCAGGAGAAGGGCGGTCGGATACAAGAAGGCGAGCAGGTGCTGGGATCTTTGGAAGAGCTGGCCTTTCGCGGACAGCACAATGTCCTGAATGCGCGAGCGGCTTTGGAAGTGGCGCGGGGGCTGGGGGTGCCGCGCCAGGAGGCCTGGGAGGCGCTTCGGACCTACCGGCCGCCAGCTCACCGCTACGAATGGGTCCGCCATTTCGAGGGAGCCGATTACATCAACGACTCCAAGGGCACCAATCCCCACGCGCTCGAGAAGGCGCTTTTGGCCGAGAAGCGGCCGACGGTCCTGATCGCTGGGGGCAAGGACAAGGGCTTTGTCTTTCCCGATCTCCCGGCAGGTGGCCAGGTGCGGGCAGCGCTCCTGGTGGGCCAAGTGGCCGAGGCGGTGGCGGGGGTTTGGGCGCGGCAGGCTGACTGCGAGGTCGTGAAAACGATCGAGCGGGCGGTCGCTCGGGCCCGGGAACTCGCGCAGCCGGGCGACCGCATTCTCCTTTCTCCTGGCACCTCGTCCTTCGACCAATTCACCGGCTTCGAAGCGCGGGGGGACCACTTTCGTCAACTCGTTGCATCCCTGATCTGA
- a CDS encoding LysM peptidoglycan-binding domain-containing protein, translating into MKKYIRKSANLTGEADWDTEVPSIRLSRAFLVVLLLHIVAVGGILLFELVGGKEKPSPAGSAANSQVAEPVEPSLPVAGMDALAEERAILQPEASGPAAEAATPVAAAEGPGSSAAALSHRLEAGESLWALSRKYEVSVQEILSANGLTMDDASRLQVGQLIVIPNR; encoded by the coding sequence ATGAAAAAATACATCCGCAAAAGCGCGAATCTCACCGGCGAAGCCGATTGGGACACTGAGGTGCCGAGCATCCGGCTCTCGCGCGCCTTCCTCGTGGTGCTCCTGCTGCACATTGTGGCAGTCGGGGGCATCCTCTTGTTTGAACTCGTGGGCGGCAAAGAAAAGCCCAGCCCGGCCGGGTCGGCCGCCAACAGCCAAGTGGCCGAGCCGGTCGAGCCGAGCCTCCCGGTGGCCGGGATGGACGCTTTGGCCGAGGAACGAGCCATTCTCCAGCCGGAAGCCTCGGGCCCGGCGGCTGAGGCGGCGACCCCCGTGGCGGCAGCCGAGGGTCCTGGCTCCTCCGCGGCGGCGCTTTCCCATCGCTTGGAGGCGGGGGAGAGCTTGTGGGCGCTTTCCCGGAAATACGAGGTGAGCGTGCAGGAGATTCTGAGCGCCAATGGCTTGACCATGGACGACGCTTCTCGCCTCCAGGTGGGACAGTTGATTGTGATTCCGAACCGCTAG
- a CDS encoding putative peptidoglycan glycosyltransferase FtsW: MRQAAIYLVVVAVCLLVGVGCVTLTSTGVYTEVARKSGNPYHNVERQVLHGLLGLCLAAVAALVDYRWWIKFWPWLLAVTLGLLGLCFVEGIGQKINGERRWISLLGLTFQPSEIGKLTGVVVLAAWFGQFAKKSQTFLYGILFPGLFVGSLGVLILMEVDMGTTATLAAAAGVMIYLGGARLRYLVALLLLGSGVVWFMVSTVEEDKMVRIEAWKNPEAHADGSAYQPLRAKIALENGGLHGRGIGASREKRSRLPFAHTDFIFPIIAEELGLWGSLGVVAAFVTLAVAGFLVALNSEDRVGKLLGCGLITIICLQAALNIAVTTSAVPNTGLPLPFISYGGTSLVIHLVQIGILVSIFRFGSRGRETRHDWLEREKFTPRI, from the coding sequence ATGCGCCAAGCCGCTATCTATCTCGTGGTGGTCGCCGTCTGCCTTTTGGTGGGCGTGGGCTGCGTGACTCTGACCAGCACCGGGGTCTACACCGAGGTGGCCCGCAAGAGTGGCAATCCCTACCACAACGTCGAGCGGCAAGTGCTGCACGGTTTGCTCGGCCTCTGCTTGGCGGCGGTCGCCGCTCTCGTGGACTACCGCTGGTGGATCAAGTTTTGGCCCTGGCTGCTGGCCGTGACCCTCGGGCTCTTGGGGCTCTGCTTTGTCGAGGGCATCGGCCAGAAGATCAATGGGGAACGGCGCTGGATCAGCCTGCTGGGCCTTACCTTCCAGCCTTCTGAAATCGGAAAGCTGACGGGCGTGGTGGTGCTGGCGGCTTGGTTCGGGCAGTTTGCCAAGAAGTCACAGACCTTCCTCTACGGGATTCTCTTCCCGGGCCTCTTTGTCGGCAGTCTCGGTGTCCTCATCTTGATGGAAGTGGACATGGGAACGACGGCGACCTTGGCGGCAGCGGCCGGCGTCATGATTTATCTCGGTGGGGCTCGGCTGCGTTACTTGGTGGCGCTGCTTCTTCTCGGCTCCGGGGTGGTCTGGTTCATGGTCTCCACGGTCGAGGAGGACAAGATGGTCCGGATTGAAGCCTGGAAGAACCCGGAGGCGCATGCCGATGGCAGCGCCTACCAGCCTTTGCGAGCCAAAATAGCCTTGGAAAATGGGGGGCTGCACGGCCGGGGAATCGGGGCCAGCCGGGAGAAACGCTCTCGTCTGCCCTTTGCGCACACCGACTTCATTTTCCCCATCATCGCGGAAGAACTGGGTCTCTGGGGTTCGCTCGGAGTGGTGGCGGCTTTTGTCACGCTGGCGGTGGCCGGCTTCTTGGTGGCGCTCAATTCGGAAGACCGCGTGGGCAAGCTCTTGGGGTGTGGCTTGATCACCATTATTTGCCTGCAGGCGGCGCTCAATATCGCGGTCACCACGAGCGCGGTCCCGAATACCGGGCTGCCCTTGCCCTTCATCAGCTACGGCGGAACCAGTCTCGTCATTCACTTGGTGCAGATCGGAATTTTAGTGAGCATCTTTCGCTTTGGCTCGCGGGGACGGGAGACGCGGCATGATTGGTTGGAGAGAGAGAAGTTTACGCCGCGCATTTGA
- the murG gene encoding undecaprenyldiphospho-muramoylpentapeptide beta-N-acetylglucosaminyltransferase → MPRPKRIAIACGGTGGHLFPGIAVAEVLLEKDYEPILFVSQKPIDYEISAERTEFIYEFLPAIGMPPVFSPRFLSFLFKLWQAIGLSRKAIRRYRADLVLGMGGFTSLPPLHAAKSLELPSLIHESNVIPGRANRWSAKVATQVLLGFEQARDFFPKATVKVVGTPLRSHFQDRPSREQVRQELGLDLTKPVLAVLGGSQGAQGVNEAIGRSYERLASADIQLIHLTGTRNFEAMEEQAMKSSVRGRIAPFSHEMPSILAAADLVVSRSGASSLTEIAAFSLPSLLIPYPHAADDHQRANARVFEEAGAALMVEEADLRGDQLGHLVIGLLQDAPKRQAMVRATAAIARPQATEAVVQAVEALLA, encoded by the coding sequence ATGCCTCGACCCAAACGAATCGCCATCGCCTGCGGAGGCACCGGAGGGCATCTCTTTCCCGGGATCGCCGTGGCCGAGGTGCTTTTGGAGAAGGACTACGAGCCGATCCTCTTCGTTTCGCAGAAGCCGATCGACTACGAGATTTCGGCCGAGCGGACCGAGTTCATCTACGAGTTCCTTCCCGCCATTGGGATGCCTCCGGTCTTTTCGCCGCGGTTTCTTTCCTTCTTGTTCAAGCTCTGGCAGGCTATCGGGCTCTCGCGCAAGGCCATTCGACGCTACCGCGCGGATCTCGTCTTGGGGATGGGTGGTTTCACTTCGCTGCCGCCGCTCCATGCCGCCAAGTCGCTCGAACTGCCCTCGCTCATCCATGAGTCCAATGTGATCCCGGGGAGGGCGAATCGCTGGTCGGCCAAGGTGGCGACGCAAGTGCTCTTAGGATTCGAGCAAGCCCGAGACTTTTTTCCCAAGGCCACGGTCAAGGTGGTGGGGACGCCTCTGCGGAGCCATTTTCAGGATCGACCGAGCAGGGAGCAAGTGCGGCAGGAACTCGGTCTGGATTTGACGAAACCGGTCCTCGCGGTCTTGGGAGGGAGCCAAGGGGCCCAAGGGGTGAATGAGGCCATTGGCCGCTCCTATGAGCGCCTGGCCAGCGCGGACATCCAACTCATCCATCTGACCGGAACGCGAAATTTTGAGGCCATGGAGGAACAGGCCATGAAGTCCAGTGTCAGGGGCCGGATCGCCCCTTTTTCCCATGAAATGCCTTCCATCTTGGCGGCGGCCGACTTGGTGGTGTCTCGTTCGGGGGCCTCCTCCCTCACCGAAATCGCGGCCTTCTCCTTGCCTTCCCTTTTGATTCCCTATCCCCACGCGGCCGATGATCACCAGCGGGCCAATGCCCGGGTTTTCGAAGAAGCCGGGGCAGCCCTCATGGTGGAGGAGGCCGACCTCCGGGGCGATCAGTTGGGCCATCTGGTGATTGGCTTGCTCCAGGACGCGCCCAAGCGGCAGGCCATGGTGCGAGCCACGGCGGCCATCGCCCGACCCCAAGCCACCGAGGCGGTGGTGCAAGCGGTGGAGGCGCTGCTGGCATGA